The Candidatus Palauibacter soopunensis region TTCGTAACGCCCCGCGCGCTCCCGCCAGAAACCGAACTGCTGCACGGTCGCGGCGAAGAAGAAATCGAGCGCGACCGGATCGCCGGGTTCGGGGAAGTCGGGGCCGGTGAAGTCGAACGCCGCGGCCTCCGGGGCCGAGGCGATGACCTCGGCCACCCGCCGAATGCGGCCCCGGTCGACGCGGACCCGCACATCCCGTGGCGCCACCGGCGGCGGGACGTCCGAGAGCAGGGTCGCCGGGCCGATGCCCGTTACCGTCTGCGCGGCACGGACCGCCGCAACGCGCGCGGCTATGGCGGGGTGGTCTCCGGCCGCAAGCCGGGCCAGCGCCGTCCCGCAGAAGGTGTCGCCGGCGCCCGTCGGATCCACCTGCTCGACTTCGGGAGCGGGGACGTCGATCGGATGGTCGCCCATGACGACGCGAGCCCCGAGCCGCCCCCGCGTGACGAAGACCACGCGCCCCGGCGCAACGGCCACGTCGTCGAGAGACCCGAAGAGGAGTTCGGCCTCCTCCTCGTTGCAGAAGAAGTAGTGGGAGGCCTCCACCACCCGCGCGACGACCTCCTGATGCTGGCGAATCCCCGGCGCGTACGTCCCGCACCCGACCCGCACGCCCGCAGCGGCCAGCCGCCGCGCGAACCCCAATTGCAGTTCCGGGTCGAGGAGCGGCACGACGTACGCGAAGGCCCCCGGGCCCGCGTCGGGGATGTCGCTGTAGCGGATGTCGCCCTCGGAACCGCGCACCGCCTGGCGATAGACCGTCCGGCCGTCGGCGAAGTACTCGATCTCGAAGTGGGGGAGCGCGGAGGGCGGGACCGGCGGCCCCCGCCAGTCGAGGAGGCGGTCCGCCGGCGCGAGTTCCGCCGGCATGGGATCGGGCCGCGGCGCGACGACCGTGACGTCGGCCCCGACCCGCTGCGCCGCGAGCGCCGTATAGAGTCCCGCGCCTCCGGCGGACCGCACGGAGCGGCCGCCGAAGTGCAGGAGATCCAGGGAGGGGCTCCCGACCACGAGGAGCCGTGGCCGGGTGCTCATGCTGTCGGCGTCAGTCGCCCTGCTGGTCCGTCGTGATGCGCCCTGCCGCGCCGGCGGGTCCGTTGTCCCAGTCCTGGGCGCTGGAGACGTTCGGCACGCCCCAGTCGTCGCCGTTCCACCCCTGGAAGCCCTCCATCCGGAAGGTCCACAGACCCGTCGTCATGTCGCTCACCACGATGAGTCCGTCCTCGTTCCGGACATCGACCCCGAACGTGCCGTTGAACACGGCCGTCCGGTCGACGTTCGGCGGCCCGAGATAGGTGTCGTAGTGACCCACCGTGATCGGGTTCTCGGGGTCCATCATGTTGAACACGACGAGCCCGTCCAGGTAACCGGACACAAACACGAGCGGCCACCGCACCTCGTGGTTGTGGACGAGGTTCTTCCAGTTCGCCGTCCACGCCGCGATCGGGCGGTTGATCGCGGACACCTCGCCGTTCAGCCCCGGCCGGAGGTCGAAGATCCGGAGCGGCGCGTACTGATACTCCGTCTCCGCGATCGCGAAGTTGCCGTCCGGCGTGGGCGTGAACGTGTGCCCGCTCCGAATCCCGGAGACCCCGACGATCTGCGTCAGAAGCTGGGGATTCTGGAGATCCGTCACGTCGTAGATGTAGTAGCCGCCGGTGCCCCCGCCGTAGAAGCGGTCCGTCCCCGTGTCCGGGTGATAGCCGAGATAGAAATCGTGGTATCCCCGCCGCCGGTTCCCCTCCATCCCCTGATCCGGGACCGGGATCTGAGCCACCATCGCGTCGCCGCGCCCGTCGACGAGGGCGCCGAGGTCGTAGACGGCCGCGTACGGTCCCGAGACCGTGGCGACGAGATACACGTTCATGTTCGAGTGCTTGTAGATGAAGATGTTGTGGAAGCCGCCCGGGAGATCGGGCTCCTTGATGCGGGCCACCTCACGCACCGTCGAGGCGTCGGGTAGCCCCGTCACATCGAGGACGACGGCCCCCATGTCCGAATCCGGTCCGCCCTGCCCGAACTGGAGCGACTGCACGACGTAGTAGCGGTCTCCCCACTTGAAGTGCTTCACGTCCATCCCGCCGGTGCGCAGATGGAGATCCTGGTCCTCGATCCGCCACTCGTAGAGCACCTCGGGGTTCTCCGGGTCCTCGATCGAGACGATGTCC contains the following coding sequences:
- a CDS encoding carbohydrate kinase family protein, translated to MSTRPRLLVVGSPSLDLLHFGGRSVRSAGGAGLYTALAAQRVGADVTVVAPRPDPMPAELAPADRLLDWRGPPVPPSALPHFEIEYFADGRTVYRQAVRGSEGDIRYSDIPDAGPGAFAYVVPLLDPELQLGFARRLAAAGVRVGCGTYAPGIRQHQEVVARVVEASHYFFCNEEEAELLFGSLDDVAVAPGRVVFVTRGRLGARVVMGDHPIDVPAPEVEQVDPTGAGDTFCGTALARLAAGDHPAIAARVAAVRAAQTVTGIGPATLLSDVPPPVAPRDVRVRVDRGRIRRVAEVIASAPEAAAFDFTGPDFPEPGDPVALDFFFAATVQQFGFWRERAGRYEEPMIASLGGRALKGSDYLWAAYRRWAREAPDELTPGGHAALDDADFDHRLRDDGGHNPLPAGTHHPACARAYGHSMLGLGLTPASLLAEADAANRPLAHFLARLDAIGGYREDPWRKKSALLAAILSQRPERFLRLGAGEDVPPIVDYHCQRSCLRLGVVSVPDETLAAKLAKREVVSAEEEEAVRAACYEAVGEIRRLSGRSMGAVDWFFFQNRTRCPEMTEPDCAACPADGACAHRTRLFQPVFRTTAY